A section of the Clostridium omnivorum genome encodes:
- a CDS encoding GNAT family N-acetyltransferase, with protein MELSYRIIAEEEYFKVIELWNRNMGILFPMDEKLFYGNLEMDKNYNQQCILGAFADAELAAFIIYKKHTSNIGLMPPAKKMININSIAVDFKYRNKGIGSKLLSLCEDELKNEGVTSIVIGRDTFHFFPGAPTEYIQSIEFLKRRGFEEENIDSDMVCDLKNIDLEEIIIKKNLVINRDERFEFTELTEKYKESLMEFLKKTFPGRWYGDMDLFFKYGMEYKDIIIVLDREKDKVVGFSHVFDKSSKVIGPGIYWRELLGNNYGGLGPIGVDADYRKLGLGLTLLYRCLEIQKKRGVSKMCIDWTDLLDFYGIFNFMPWKSYLHMTKKI; from the coding sequence ATGGAGTTAAGTTATAGAATAATAGCTGAAGAAGAATATTTTAAAGTAATAGAATTGTGGAATAGGAACATGGGAATTCTTTTCCCTATGGATGAAAAACTATTCTATGGCAATTTAGAAATGGATAAGAATTACAATCAACAGTGTATTTTAGGGGCTTTTGCTGATGCTGAACTGGCTGCATTTATAATATATAAGAAACATACTTCTAATATAGGTTTGATGCCGCCTGCAAAAAAAATGATCAATATTAATTCAATAGCAGTAGATTTTAAATACAGAAACAAGGGAATTGGAAGCAAACTATTAAGTTTATGTGAGGACGAACTAAAAAATGAAGGAGTAACCAGCATAGTTATAGGAAGGGATACCTTTCATTTCTTTCCTGGAGCTCCTACGGAATATATACAGTCTATTGAGTTCTTAAAAAGAAGAGGCTTTGAAGAAGAAAATATAGACAGCGACATGGTATGCGACTTAAAAAACATAGACCTTGAAGAAATAATTATTAAAAAAAACTTAGTAATTAACAGAGATGAAAGATTCGAATTTACTGAGCTTACTGAAAAATATAAGGAAAGTTTAATGGAATTCTTAAAAAAAACATTCCCTGGCAGATGGTATGGGGATATGGATCTTTTCTTTAAGTATGGAATGGAATATAAGGATATTATTATAGTTTTAGATAGAGAAAAGGACAAGGTTGTAGGTTTCAGCCATGTCTTTGACAAATCTTCAAAAGTAATTGGACCTGGAATCTATTGGAGAGAACTGCTTGGCAATAATTATGGCGGTTTAGGGCCAATAGGTGTTGATGCAGATTATAGAAAATTAGGTCTTGGACTTACTCTCCTGTATAGATGTCTTGAAATACAAAAAAAACGTGGAGTAAGCAAGATGTGCATTGATTGGACAGATCTTCTAGATTTTTACGGTATATTTAATTTTATGCCATGGAAAAGTTACTTACATATGACTAAAAAAATTTAA
- a CDS encoding glycosyl hydrolase family 18 protein — MGASTGCKYIEITEETWLLLNKSRIRDERKAMPGKIYRVYEEDSSFYKIRFGSKYGFVTKDHARAVNNDGPQKIMIAWDSIQGKGENKEHYSKYINKNCMEQGLDVISPTWFTRAGDANSKDSIKVMEKCDREYVRIAHNHGYEVWGLIADFNAGRNYTVYTNESLVNKEIDEIVKYALEYDLDGINIDFEGFGSKCKKVYNRYVEKLSVELKWYNFVVSIDITRESDSDAWGKCYDRKELSKHVDYICFMAYDENGRLDIVPGSTASFPWVEEGITELLNMGIPKEKLILGIPFYSRDWKVTKIKPESKSVVVVEWEGIFGYLQPKDTSEKITINPGDVLDYLGDSGDYYKIRVCMQEAYIKKNICRLLSPNEEMYKTVEVVPINMKEMKNKIDDSVLIFDDYSKQNKLIYNDEAEDMHFIWIEDEVSVKMRMDLVKKYNLPGAAAWMLTHETYETWKVIKNLK, encoded by the coding sequence ATGGGTGCTTCAACTGGGTGCAAGTATATAGAAATAACTGAAGAAACATGGCTTTTGCTTAATAAAAGTAGAATCAGGGATGAGAGAAAAGCAATGCCGGGTAAAATCTATAGGGTTTATGAGGAGGACAGCAGCTTTTATAAAATAAGATTTGGCAGCAAATATGGCTTTGTAACCAAAGATCATGCTAGGGCAGTTAATAATGACGGCCCTCAAAAAATAATGATAGCTTGGGATTCTATTCAGGGCAAGGGGGAAAATAAAGAGCATTATAGCAAATATATAAATAAGAATTGCATGGAGCAGGGCTTAGATGTGATATCGCCTACCTGGTTCACAAGGGCAGGTGATGCAAATAGTAAAGACAGTATAAAGGTTATGGAAAAGTGCGATAGAGAATATGTAAGAATTGCCCATAATCATGGCTATGAGGTATGGGGTCTGATTGCAGACTTTAATGCAGGCAGAAATTATACTGTATACACAAATGAAAGCTTAGTGAATAAGGAAATAGATGAAATAGTTAAGTATGCTTTGGAATATGATTTGGATGGGATCAATATAGATTTCGAAGGCTTCGGCAGCAAGTGTAAGAAGGTATATAATAGGTATGTGGAGAAGCTCTCAGTAGAGCTTAAATGGTATAACTTTGTTGTCTCCATTGATATAACAAGAGAATCTGATTCTGATGCTTGGGGAAAGTGCTATGACAGAAAAGAGCTTTCGAAGCATGTGGATTATATATGCTTTATGGCCTATGATGAAAATGGGAGGTTGGATATAGTTCCAGGCTCTACAGCTTCTTTTCCTTGGGTGGAAGAAGGGATAACAGAGCTGTTAAACATGGGCATTCCAAAAGAAAAGCTAATTTTAGGAATTCCATTTTACAGCAGAGATTGGAAAGTTACAAAGATTAAACCTGAATCAAAATCTGTAGTAGTTGTGGAATGGGAAGGAATTTTTGGATATTTACAGCCAAAAGATACATCGGAAAAAATAACAATTAACCCTGGGGATGTATTAGATTATCTAGGTGACAGTGGCGATTATTATAAAATAAGGGTTTGTATGCAGGAAGCTTATATAAAAAAGAATATATGCAGACTGCTAAGCCCAAACGAGGAAATGTACAAGACAGTAGAGGTTGTGCCCATAAATATGAAGGAAATGAAAAATAAAATAGACGATTCAGTACTTATATTTGATGATTATTCAAAACAGAACAAGTTAATTTATAATGACGAGGCTGAAGATATGCATTTTATTTGGATTGAGGACGAAGTATCTGTGAAAATGAGAATGGATTTGGTTAAAAAGTATAATCTTCCAGGTGCTGCTGCATGGATGCTTACCCATGAAACTTATGAGACCTGGAAAGTTATTAAGAATCTAAAGTAA
- the nagZ gene encoding beta-N-acetylhexosaminidase yields MNIKNMSLEQKIGQMFIVGFESPYVDEHITKVIKECHLGNIIYFSRNIKDSKQLFEMNKELQKMALSENNAPLFISIDQEGGMVTRIPKGATFFPGNMALSAGGTSEDAYKQGCYCGEELNVLGINMNLAPVLDVNINSDNPVIGVRSYGEDPKRVSAFGTSYIKGLQESGIIATGKHFPGHGDTSTDSHLDLSSVPHDKKRLDQVELYPFKKAIESGINAIMSAHVVFPAYESENLPATLSKKVLTGLLKNTLGFNGLILTDCMEMKAIDTYFGTEKAAVMAVEAGADLICISHSLNKQVQAYNNLLDAVKTGRISEERIDESVSRIISIKNKLKIDKFLNSSFEEIETILNNETHKEFAQKISEQSITLVKNQQMLPLKNTEKILTISTNAISTTGADDSLSERSIAKVIGNGFKNFYNEVIDIKPTAIQVEHIKEIATSFDKIIVFTYNAHLYREQAELVSKIYDINKNLIVISMRNPYDIKAFSYVPCYAAAYEYTPISLNSLIKLLKGDIKGSGKLPVSL; encoded by the coding sequence TTGAATATAAAAAATATGTCACTAGAACAAAAGATAGGTCAGATGTTCATTGTAGGTTTTGAATCTCCTTACGTTGATGAACACATAACTAAAGTTATTAAAGAATGTCATCTTGGCAATATAATTTACTTTTCAAGAAATATAAAGGATTCAAAACAGCTATTCGAAATGAATAAAGAACTTCAAAAAATGGCATTAAGTGAAAATAATGCTCCTTTGTTTATATCCATAGATCAGGAAGGAGGAATGGTTACAAGAATACCTAAGGGTGCAACCTTCTTCCCAGGAAATATGGCTCTATCTGCTGGAGGAACTTCAGAGGATGCTTATAAACAAGGCTGTTACTGCGGTGAAGAGCTTAATGTACTTGGAATAAACATGAATTTAGCTCCAGTTTTAGATGTAAATATCAATTCTGATAATCCAGTTATAGGTGTTAGAAGTTATGGAGAAGATCCTAAAAGAGTTTCAGCATTTGGAACTTCCTACATCAAAGGCCTTCAAGAGAGTGGAATTATAGCAACTGGAAAACATTTTCCTGGTCATGGTGATACAAGTACGGACTCCCATTTGGACTTAAGCAGCGTTCCTCATGATAAAAAAAGACTGGATCAGGTGGAATTATATCCATTTAAGAAAGCTATAGAAAGCGGAATTAATGCCATAATGTCAGCACATGTTGTGTTCCCTGCTTATGAAAGTGAAAACCTTCCAGCTACCTTATCTAAAAAAGTGCTTACAGGCCTTTTAAAAAATACCCTTGGGTTTAATGGCTTAATATTAACAGACTGCATGGAAATGAAAGCAATTGACACCTATTTCGGTACAGAAAAGGCTGCTGTTATGGCTGTAGAGGCTGGCGCTGATTTAATCTGCATTTCGCATTCCTTGAATAAACAAGTACAGGCTTATAATAACCTACTTGATGCAGTTAAAACTGGCAGAATAAGCGAAGAAAGAATAGATGAATCTGTAAGTAGAATAATTAGTATTAAGAATAAGCTTAAAATTGATAAATTTTTAAATTCTTCCTTTGAAGAAATTGAAACCATATTAAACAATGAAACTCATAAGGAATTTGCACAAAAAATAAGTGAGCAGAGCATAACCCTTGTAAAAAATCAACAAATGCTGCCACTTAAAAATACCGAAAAGATTTTAACTATTTCAACAAACGCAATATCAACAACTGGTGCTGATGATTCTCTATCAGAAAGAAGTATTGCAAAAGTTATTGGCAACGGCTTCAAAAACTTTTATAATGAGGTTATAGATATAAAGCCCACTGCAATACAGGTTGAGCATATTAAAGAAATAGCTACAAGCTTTGACAAGATTATAGTATTTACCTATAATGCACATCTTTATAGGGAGCAAGCAGAGCTTGTAAGCAAGATTTATGACATAAATAAGAACCTGATAGTGATTTCCATGAGAAATCCTTATGACATTAAAGCATTTAGCTATGTTCCTTGTTATGCTGCAGCCTATGAATACACTCCAATATCATTAAACAGCCTGATAAAGCTCCTAAAGGGCGACATCAAAGGATCTGGCAAGCTTCCAGTGAGCTTATAA
- a CDS encoding BadF/BadG/BcrA/BcrD ATPase family protein: protein MCYVIGIDGGGTKTALKLADKNENVILTMEGGPCNINSMGKEAVLNMLKELLNDTLIKAQLSLEDIEIICIGTAGVDRPSDKAIMEEIIRSTGFKGKTIITNDAVTALYGGVGGAEGVILISGTGSICYGRNTNGETKRAGGWGHIIGDEGSGYYIGISAINRIAKAFDGIEESTLMTDLILNHLKLKNSTELIDYVYRSGAGKSEIASLAKLVDEAYKQGDIAAEEILEKAAYELFLVSKAVLDSLNLNNKKTVLAVNGSVIEKNQRVSSEFKRLMSKNYPLVEVVNMKNDAAYGAVLMAING, encoded by the coding sequence ATGTGTTATGTTATAGGAATCGACGGAGGCGGAACAAAAACTGCTCTAAAGCTTGCAGATAAAAATGAAAATGTAATCTTAACTATGGAAGGAGGACCATGCAATATCAATTCAATGGGAAAGGAAGCTGTTTTGAACATGCTGAAGGAGCTTTTAAATGATACATTGATAAAAGCACAGCTGTCCCTAGAGGATATAGAGATAATATGCATAGGTACTGCTGGAGTTGACAGGCCTTCCGACAAAGCTATTATGGAAGAAATAATCAGAAGTACTGGCTTTAAAGGCAAAACAATTATAACCAATGATGCTGTAACTGCTCTTTATGGAGGAGTTGGCGGAGCTGAAGGTGTAATTTTAATTTCAGGCACAGGTTCCATTTGCTATGGCAGAAATACTAATGGTGAAACAAAAAGAGCAGGCGGATGGGGACATATCATAGGAGATGAAGGCAGTGGCTATTATATAGGAATTAGTGCTATAAACAGAATAGCTAAGGCCTTTGACGGCATTGAGGAAAGTACACTTATGACAGATTTAATTTTAAATCATTTAAAACTTAAAAATTCCACTGAGCTTATAGATTATGTTTATAGAAGTGGCGCAGGGAAAAGTGAAATAGCTTCACTTGCAAAGCTTGTAGATGAGGCTTATAAGCAAGGGGATATTGCTGCAGAGGAAATACTTGAAAAAGCAGCCTATGAGCTTTTCTTAGTAAGTAAAGCTGTTTTAGATAGCCTGAATTTAAATAATAAAAAGACAGTTCTAGCAGTTAACGGCAGCGTTATAGAGAAAAACCAAAGGGTATCCTCTGAATTCAAGAGATTGATGAGCAAAAATTATCCACTTGTTGAAGTTGTGAATATGAAAAATGATGCAGCCTATGGAGCAGTTTTAATGGCAATTAACGGCTAA
- a CDS encoding exo-beta-N-acetylmuramidase NamZ family protein — translation MEKLIVKNGIDVIEKYSHLFKGKRLGLVSCPTGVNKSLRSTIDILNENFNLTALYSPEHGIRGNLQAGASVDTYIDEATGITVFSLYGKNKKPSPEILKDIDVLVLDLQDVGSRYYTFLYTMAYCMESCAENHKSFVVLDRPNVIGGKCVEGNILDVEFKSFVGMYPIPSRYGLTIGELAIFMNKEFNINCDLEVVKLEGWNREAYYDDTDLLWVNPSPNIPTVNTAVLYNGTCLFEGTNISEGRGTTRPFETIGAPWLDAYKLSDIMNSKGLEGVLFRPMYFEPTFSKHKGELCRGVQIHITDKKKVKAIEVGIHLLYEVVDMDREKFQWLPPFKEGSHHFIDFLSGSDEVRNRKYEAEGFIEKWRKESEEFKKLKENYHIY, via the coding sequence ATGGAAAAGCTAATTGTTAAAAATGGTATAGATGTGATAGAAAAATATAGTCATCTTTTTAAGGGGAAGAGATTAGGGCTTGTTAGCTGTCCTACGGGAGTTAATAAGAGCCTTAGATCTACCATAGATATATTAAATGAGAACTTTAATCTTACTGCTCTTTATTCACCTGAGCATGGAATAAGGGGGAATCTTCAGGCTGGAGCGTCAGTGGATACATACATAGATGAAGCTACAGGTATAACCGTATTCAGTCTTTATGGCAAGAACAAGAAGCCTTCACCTGAGATATTAAAAGATATTGACGTTTTAGTATTAGACCTTCAGGATGTGGGGTCTAGATACTATACATTTCTTTATACCATGGCTTACTGCATGGAAAGCTGCGCAGAAAACCATAAAAGCTTTGTAGTTTTGGATAGACCAAATGTAATTGGAGGAAAGTGTGTAGAGGGAAATATACTTGATGTAGAATTTAAATCCTTCGTAGGAATGTACCCAATACCTTCAAGATATGGATTGACTATAGGGGAATTGGCAATATTCATGAATAAGGAATTTAATATAAACTGTGATTTAGAGGTGGTTAAGCTTGAAGGCTGGAATAGGGAGGCTTATTATGATGATACAGATTTATTATGGGTTAACCCCAGCCCTAATATTCCTACAGTAAACACAGCAGTGCTATATAATGGAACCTGCCTTTTTGAAGGAACGAATATTTCTGAAGGAAGAGGAACCACAAGACCTTTTGAAACTATTGGAGCACCTTGGCTGGATGCATATAAGCTCTCGGATATAATGAACAGCAAAGGCTTAGAGGGTGTGCTTTTTAGACCTATGTATTTTGAGCCTACCTTCTCAAAGCATAAAGGAGAGCTGTGCAGGGGGGTACAGATCCATATTACTGATAAGAAAAAGGTTAAAGCTATAGAGGTTGGAATACACCTTCTATATGAAGTTGTGGATATGGATAGAGAAAAATTTCAATGGCTGCCTCCATTTAAGGAAGGGTCACATCACTTTATTGATTTTCTTTCAGGTTCGGATGAAGTAAGAAATAGGAAATATGAAGCTGAAGGCTTTATTGAAAAGTGGAGAAAAGAAAGTGAAGAGTTTAAAAAACTAAAGGAAAATTATCATATATACTAA
- a CDS encoding GNAT family N-acetyltransferase, translated as MEVRKIKPEEHIDAMKILSIAFRWSKDFSDAYKEPEKFYNGYETFRAFFNDDNKMCAAMEVSSFKISFEGKTTAMAGIGGVVTLPEERNKGYIRKLFQYCFREMRENKQWLSFLYPFSSEYYRKYGYETSAGKVKYIIPLASFKHFTNSGKLKLYIPGTDDSYIRRIYGCFVAERNLAVLRSDILWKHHIGEDPYMNNIYTYVWYDSKEEPQGYITFKCRKRQDLGADMLVKELVWLNNEAFIGILSFLGDFVPNYRDFIWETTEFYNLSLLFPDSSCVKTELYNLGMCRIVDLEEVLKLKGCPEGEGTLAFQVVDNFLEWNNGCFEVSWNKEGVKVVKKVCSPDLSCSIQTLTQLITGYASLEDLIWSEDLKITGNRDLLSNYFKRKLIYLNESF; from the coding sequence ATGGAAGTTAGAAAAATTAAACCTGAAGAACACATTGATGCAATGAAGATACTTTCTATAGCTTTTAGATGGAGCAAGGATTTTAGTGATGCTTATAAGGAACCTGAAAAATTTTATAATGGCTATGAGACCTTTAGAGCTTTTTTCAATGATGACAACAAGATGTGCGCAGCTATGGAGGTATCTTCCTTTAAAATCAGCTTTGAAGGCAAAACCACAGCTATGGCTGGAATCGGTGGAGTGGTTACCCTTCCCGAGGAGAGAAATAAGGGATATATACGAAAGCTTTTTCAGTACTGCTTTAGGGAAATGAGAGAAAACAAGCAGTGGCTCTCCTTTCTCTATCCATTCTCAAGTGAATATTATAGAAAGTACGGCTATGAAACAAGTGCGGGAAAAGTAAAATATATTATTCCTCTTGCATCCTTTAAGCATTTTACAAACAGTGGTAAGCTTAAGTTATATATTCCAGGTACTGATGACAGTTATATAAGACGAATTTATGGCTGTTTTGTTGCAGAGAGAAATTTAGCAGTGCTGAGAAGTGATATCTTATGGAAGCACCACATTGGTGAGGATCCTTACATGAATAACATTTATACTTATGTATGGTATGATTCAAAAGAAGAGCCACAGGGCTATATAACTTTTAAGTGCCGGAAGAGACAGGACTTAGGTGCTGACATGCTTGTAAAAGAACTTGTATGGCTGAATAATGAAGCATTTATAGGAATTTTAAGTTTCCTCGGGGATTTTGTACCGAATTACAGGGATTTCATATGGGAAACTACTGAATTTTATAATTTAAGCCTTCTTTTTCCTGATTCCTCCTGTGTAAAAACGGAATTATATAATCTTGGAATGTGCAGAATAGTAGATTTGGAGGAAGTATTAAAACTTAAAGGCTGCCCAGAAGGTGAAGGAACTCTAGCCTTTCAGGTGGTAGATAACTTTTTAGAATGGAACAATGGATGCTTTGAAGTTAGCTGGAATAAAGAAGGCGTTAAAGTAGTAAAGAAGGTTTGTTCGCCGGATTTAAGCTGCAGCATACAGACACTAACTCAGCTTATTACAGGATATGCTTCCTTGGAAGATTTAATTTGGAGTGAGGATTTAAAGATAACAGGAAACCGTGATCTTCTTTCAAACTATTTTAAAAGGAAGCTGATATATTTAAATGAAAGTTTTTAA